Proteins co-encoded in one Bombus pyrosoma isolate SC7728 linkage group LG4, ASM1482585v1, whole genome shotgun sequence genomic window:
- the LOC122566759 gene encoding protein mothers against dpp isoform X2, with protein MDDEEGSSSSGPMSSLNSLFSFTSPAVKKLLGWKQGDEEEKWAEKAVDSLVKKLKKRKGAIEELERALSCPGTPSKCVTIPRSLDGRLQVSHRKGLPHVIYCRVWRWPDLQSHHELKPLELCQYPFSAKQKEVCINPYHYKRVESPVLPPVLVPRHSEYAPGHSLLPFQQIAEPTMPHNVSYSSSGFNAGSTGGVNPTSPMSSVGSVPSPGSTTSPNPQSPYGTNGLPETPPPAYSPPEDGSQPGQSPPPDPVAMDTSGSAEVAPVCYQEPPYWASIAYYELNCRVGEVFHCHSHSVIVDGFTNPSNNSDRFCLGQLSNVNRNSTIENTRRHIGKGVHLYYVGGEVYAECLSDSAIFVQSRNCNHHHGFHPSTVCKIPPGCSLKIFNNQEFAQLLSQSVNHGFEAVYELTKMCTIRMSFVKGWGAEYHRQDVTSTPCWIEAHLHGPLQWYAGITEEAQIST; from the exons ATGGATGATGAAGAAGGATCATCAAGTTCTGGGCCTATGTCTTCATTGAACAGTTTGTTTTCATTTACTAGTCCTGCTGTAAAAAAGTTACTTGGCTGGAAACAGGgtgatgaagaagaaaaatgggCAGAAAAAGCAGTTGATTcattagtaaaaaaattaaaaaaacggAAGGGTGCAATAGAAGAATTAGAACGTGCTTTGAGCTGTCCAGGCACACCTAGTAAATGTGTAACAATTCCAAGAAGTTTAGATGGTAGATTGCAGGTTTCACATCGTAAAGGTTTGCCACATGTAATTTATTGTAGAGTATGGAGATGGCCAGATTTGCAGTCACATCATGAATTAAAACCATTAGAGTTATGTCAATACCCTTTTTCTGCTAAACAAAAAGAAGTTTGCATCAATCCTTACCACTATAAAAGAGTGGAGAGTCCAGTGCTCCCACCTGTATTAGTTCCTAGACATTCAGAATATGCTCCTGGACATTCATTGTTACCATTTCAACAAATAGCAGAACCAACAATGCCACATAATGTGTCCTACTCCTCTAGTGGATTTAATGCTGGATCTACTGGTGGTGTAAATCCAACATCACCTATGTCTTCTGTTGGATCTGTTCCCAGTCCAGGAAGCACAACATCACCAAATCCACAAAGTCCATATGGTACTAATGGGCTACCAGAAACTCCTCCTCCAGCATATTCTCCACCTGAAGATGGTTCACAACCTGGACAATCACCACCACCTGATCCAGTAGCAATGGACACAAGTGGATCAGCTGAAGTAGCTCCAGTATGTTATCAGGAACCGCCTTATTGGGCCTCCATTGCATATTACGAATTAAATTGTAGAGTGGGTGAAGTTTTTCATTGTCATTCTCACTCTGTTATTGTGGATGGTTTTACAAATCCAAGCAACAATTCTGATCGCTTTTGCCTTGGACAATTGTCCAATGTAAATCGTAATTCTACTATTGAAAATACAAGAAGACATATAGGCAAAGGagtacatttatattatgtagGTGGTGAAGTTTATGCAGAATGTCTCTCTGACTCtgctatatttgtacaatctaGAAATTGTAATCATCATCATGGATTTCATCCTAGTACTGTTTGTAAGATTCCACCAGGAtgttcattgaaaatatttaataatcaagAGTTTGCCCAGTTACTTTCACAAAGTGTTAATCATGGTTTTGAAGCAGTTTATGAATTAACAAAGATGTGCACTATAAG AATGTCATTCGTTAAAGGTTGGGGTGCTGAGTATCACAGACAAGATGTTACATCTACTCCTTGTTGGATTGAAGCACATTTACATGGACCCTTACAGTG gTACGCAGGTATTACTGAAGAAGCACAAATCTCAACTTAA
- the LOC122566759 gene encoding protein mothers against dpp isoform X1 produces MDDEEGSSSSGPMSSLNSLFSFTSPAVKKLLGWKQGDEEEKWAEKAVDSLVKKLKKRKGAIEELERALSCPGTPSKCVTIPRSLDGRLQVSHRKGLPHVIYCRVWRWPDLQSHHELKPLELCQYPFSAKQKEVCINPYHYKRVESPVLPPVLVPRHSEYAPGHSLLPFQQIAEPTMPHNVSYSSSGFNAGSTGGVNPTSPMSSVGSVPSPGSTTSPNPQSPYGTNGLPETPPPAYSPPEDGSQPGQSPPPDPVAMDTSGSAEVAPVCYQEPPYWASIAYYELNCRVGEVFHCHSHSVIVDGFTNPSNNSDRFCLGQLSNVNRNSTIENTRRHIGKGVHLYYVGGEVYAECLSDSAIFVQSRNCNHHHGFHPSTVCKIPPGCSLKIFNNQEFAQLLSQSVNHGFEAVYELTKMCTIRMSFVKGWGAEYHRQDVTSTPCWIEAHLHGPLQWLDKVLTQMGSPHNAISSVS; encoded by the exons ATGGATGATGAAGAAGGATCATCAAGTTCTGGGCCTATGTCTTCATTGAACAGTTTGTTTTCATTTACTAGTCCTGCTGTAAAAAAGTTACTTGGCTGGAAACAGGgtgatgaagaagaaaaatgggCAGAAAAAGCAGTTGATTcattagtaaaaaaattaaaaaaacggAAGGGTGCAATAGAAGAATTAGAACGTGCTTTGAGCTGTCCAGGCACACCTAGTAAATGTGTAACAATTCCAAGAAGTTTAGATGGTAGATTGCAGGTTTCACATCGTAAAGGTTTGCCACATGTAATTTATTGTAGAGTATGGAGATGGCCAGATTTGCAGTCACATCATGAATTAAAACCATTAGAGTTATGTCAATACCCTTTTTCTGCTAAACAAAAAGAAGTTTGCATCAATCCTTACCACTATAAAAGAGTGGAGAGTCCAGTGCTCCCACCTGTATTAGTTCCTAGACATTCAGAATATGCTCCTGGACATTCATTGTTACCATTTCAACAAATAGCAGAACCAACAATGCCACATAATGTGTCCTACTCCTCTAGTGGATTTAATGCTGGATCTACTGGTGGTGTAAATCCAACATCACCTATGTCTTCTGTTGGATCTGTTCCCAGTCCAGGAAGCACAACATCACCAAATCCACAAAGTCCATATGGTACTAATGGGCTACCAGAAACTCCTCCTCCAGCATATTCTCCACCTGAAGATGGTTCACAACCTGGACAATCACCACCACCTGATCCAGTAGCAATGGACACAAGTGGATCAGCTGAAGTAGCTCCAGTATGTTATCAGGAACCGCCTTATTGGGCCTCCATTGCATATTACGAATTAAATTGTAGAGTGGGTGAAGTTTTTCATTGTCATTCTCACTCTGTTATTGTGGATGGTTTTACAAATCCAAGCAACAATTCTGATCGCTTTTGCCTTGGACAATTGTCCAATGTAAATCGTAATTCTACTATTGAAAATACAAGAAGACATATAGGCAAAGGagtacatttatattatgtagGTGGTGAAGTTTATGCAGAATGTCTCTCTGACTCtgctatatttgtacaatctaGAAATTGTAATCATCATCATGGATTTCATCCTAGTACTGTTTGTAAGATTCCACCAGGAtgttcattgaaaatatttaataatcaagAGTTTGCCCAGTTACTTTCACAAAGTGTTAATCATGGTTTTGAAGCAGTTTATGAATTAACAAAGATGTGCACTATAAG AATGTCATTCGTTAAAGGTTGGGGTGCTGAGTATCACAGACAAGATGTTACATCTACTCCTTGTTGGATTGAAGCACATTTACATGGACCCTTACAGTGGTTAGATAAAGTGTTAACACAAATGGGTTCTCCTCATAATGCTATAAGTTCTGTATCATAA
- the LOC122566744 gene encoding integrator complex subunit 8: MMDVDLLRPGTVPISPDTILWFEFLLNPSLLQQHLSKPSPDPSATDLIIKFMTINSEQKENEVKIVDTEMNDTKPNTAVKWSHRNLALKILSLKVAAHLKWDLDILEKKLPLPIQLTLLQDLLYITSDLTVEIPTIPEFVMHPISDQLLFTIVLYHRWHIRAILYRALNNKQSKQQFLHIPGIQESTYVPPGVVDDIIRKLETQVSNSITVLNNVLESKDINPKMLSFDTFQMLSEDSTEIKQNWENMYSINLEEFKCQIHYDLARFHLLKEEYQEAKRHIIQAKELFYNFDNSEGKLYCKVQKEYLDGCSLACEVPIEGVTSSLTQQLQASIKDQYTNILQILQADNITREIPQVYRDNLELDVQGGSVNRKIVVARDLLLQIQCLNLVRKIVDGSIILGDYITEIQAAGSKGMDVFLSALGNVLEQATDTDKKRISRYLLYFVHTTNIYRFASKILSDPLYMTLFNEEELEEIRKSATVEELEIPDLLLKNDWGIPLITYTQSSRIEIFELEQRLIQSYDTNEIHEILIHLDGKHRMKPLWNVNSCWELPIPLQSVVMSLPRGFLQDYSYVLLAKSRELVMSKDFEGAIEILNVLEKEVQQHSQSGNTLIFKLCKLVNWECLLVEIWRCLHLWPATGICDTQSLVTRCKQCLGALQATDQVIPRQEIIEYCTVFLLNMTEWDYLTSLEKRWSYSEFAAAISSVCQDIIKYKGGRKFPREAWDMVLTAFGPSRDQPQKRSNSGNSGTSTGSASRDVIASIGGTLSRLREPMVLTVVISLLARLRNVLRDESGLELHTQYLPLWPAGVPNANSYNIRSIGELLFQLLTQALKYYPSNVPWLRLMGDLNFVLGYYESAIKYYLEAIMVASDLFSQPVPRSQIDDLVYRRMIKCCAHLQCYTQAAVLCQFLEEVDYTLAFKMAASDQKSCAPADAMDAYYHCIWDTTILEYLIYLHTKRGEHHRKQLAIKVIGLLELNSNNNEEIQREAANIRKAKFLRALAKQYVY; this comes from the exons ATGATGGATGTGGATTTATTGAGACCAGGCACTGTGCCTATATCTCCTGATACAATTCTTTggtttgaatttttattaaatccatCTTTATTACAACAACATTTATCCAAACCTTCTCCCG aTCCTTCAGCGACGGATTTAATAATCAAGTTTATGACAATAAATTCagaacaaaaggaaaatgaagTGAAAATTGTTGATACAGAAATGAATGATACAAAACCTAACACCGCAGTCAAATGGAGTCACAGAAATCTtgctttgaaaattctttctttgaaAGTAGCAGCTCATTTAAAATGGGATTTGGATATATTGGAAAAAAAATTACCATTACCAATACAGTTAACGCTACTCCAAGACCTTCTTTATATAACATCAGATTTAACAGTTGAAATACCAACTATACCTGAATTTGTAATGCATCCAATTTCTGATCAACTACTATTTACAATTGTTTTATACCATAGATGGCATATAAGAGCAATTCTTTATAGAGCCTTAAATAACAAACAGTCAAAGCAACAATTTCTTCATAT TCCAGGTATACAAGAATCAACCTATGTACCACCTGGGGTAGTAGATGacataattagaaaattagaaactcAAGTGTCTAATAGTATAACCGTCCTAAATAATGTTCTTGAAAGTAAAGATATAAATCCAAAAATGTTATCCTTTGATACTTTCCAAATGCTATCTGAAGATAGCACAGAGATTAAACAAAATTGGGAGAATatgtattctataaatttagaagaatttaAATGTCAG ATACATTACGATTTGGCAAGATTTCATTTGTTAAAAGAAGAATACCAAGAAGCAAAGCGTCACATTATACAAgccaaagaattattttacaatttcgataattcaGAAGGGAAGTTATATTGCAAAGttcaaaaagaatatttagatGGTTGTTCCTTAGCATGTGAAGTACCTATAGAAGGAGTTACTTCCAGTCTTACCCAACAATTGCAAGCATCAATTAAAGATCAATATACT AATATATTGCAAATTCTACAAGCAGATAACATTACAAGAGAAATTCCTCAAGTTTATAGAGATAATTTGGAACTTGATGTGCAAGGAGGATCtgttaatagaaaaattgtagtaGCTCGCGATCTTTTGCTCCAAATTCAATGTTTAAATttagttagaaaaattgtagatgGTAGTATAATTCTTGGTGATTATATAACAGAAATACAAGCAGCTGGTAGCAAAGGAATGGATGTATTTCTTTCG GCTCTTGGAAATGTTTTGGAACAAGCTACTGATACAGACAAAAAACGTATTTCTCGCtatcttctttatttcgtaCATACCACTAATATTTATAGGTTTGCTTCTAAAATACTCAGTGATCCATTGTATATGACATTATTTAATGAGGAAGAATTAGaagaaatcagaaaatcaGCTACTGTTGAAGAACTTGAAATACCggatttattattgaaaaatgattgGGGTATTCCGCTAATAACATATACTC aaAGCTCAaggatagaaatatttgaattagaACAAAGATTAATACAGTCATATGATACTAATGAAATTCACGAAATATTGATACATTTAGATGGTAAACATCGAATGAAACCATTATGGAATGTAAATAGTTGTTGGGAATTACCTATACCATTACAAAGTGTTGTAATGTCTCTTCCCAGAGGATTCCTTCAAGATTATTCATATGTATTGTTAGCAAAAAGTAGGGAATTAGTAATGTCTAAAGATTTTGAAGGGGCAATTGAGATATTAAATGTATTGGAGAAAGAAGTGCAGCAGCATTCACAAAGTGGAAacacattaatatttaaattgtgtAAATTAGTAAACTGGGAATGCCTTCTTGTAGAAATTTGGAGATGTCTTCACTTATGGCCGGCAACgggtatat GTGATACGCAAAGTTTAGTCACAAGATGTAAACAATGTCTTGGAGCATTACAAGCAACAGATCAAGTTATACCAAGacaagaaattattgaatattgcactgtttttcttttaaatatgaCTGAGTGGGATTATTTAACAAGTTTAGAGAAACGTTGGAGTTACTCAGAGTTTGCAGCAGCCATCAGTAGTGTTTGTcaagatattattaaatacaaaggTGGAAGGAAATTTCCAAGAGAAGCATGGGATATGG tattgaCTGCCTTTGGACCGAGTAGAGATCAACCACAGAAACGAAGCAACAGTGGTAATAGTGGAACAAGTACTGGTAGTGCTTCAAGAGATGTTATTGCTAGCATTGGAGGTACACTTAGTAGATTACGCGAACCTATGGTTCTTACTgttgttatttcattattagcACGTTTGCGAAATGTTTTACGTGATGAATCTGGTCTTGAATTACATACACAATATCTTCCTCTTTGGCCTGCTGGTGTACCAAA CGCTAATTCCTATAATATTAGAAGTATTGGAGAATTGCTGTTTCAATTACTAACACAagctttgaaatattatcCAAGTAATGTTCCTTGGTTGAGATTGATGGGAGACCTTAATTTTg ttttaggATACTATGaaagtgcaataaaatattatttagaagCTATTATGGTAGCCAGTGATTTGTTCAGTCAACCAGTACCAAGATCACAGATTGATGATCTCGTTTATAGGCGTATGATTAAATGTTGTGCTCATTTACAATGTTATACCCAGGCTGCTGTACTGTGTCAATTTTTGGAGGAAGTAGACTATACTTTAGCTTTTAAAATGGCAGCCAGCGATCAAAAAAGTTGCGCACCAGCAGACGCTATGGACGCGTACTATCATTGTATTTGGGATACTACAATACTTGAGTATctcatttatttacatacaaaaCGTGGTGAACATCATAGAAAACAATTAGCg attaagGTAATTGGTTTATTGGAACTGAATTCCAATAATAATGAAGAAATACAAAGGGAAGCAGCGAATATTCGGAAAGCAAAATTTTTAAGAGCATTAGCAAAACAgtatgtttattaa
- the LOC122566760 gene encoding protein phosphatase 1 regulatory subunit 42-like isoform X1, translating to MVRLTAEYIERKCSQMQLSKSLSKKVKKDELYSLTHLRMNNMFISSIGNFVNYRNLKVIYLQNNNISKIENLHFASNLTHLYLQHNTISKIENLNFLEKLQTLYLGYNKILVVEGLECLKNLTVLQVENQKLSVGESLCFDPRSVLTLSGCLKVLNISGNKMTSLKSIKELHKLEVLDATNNFIDDINDLTESISVLTSLIDLSLQGNPVTQYYRCKENLIANNDTIKTLDGKMVTDACKCFMKRFKINKHLYHTKKLLNTTLDEDITSSLNLPPSLKESISRAIFQHPDAKLFTTSAMNKTQSYIFPSWKIGINIVKNGHVTTKPFWSNVIKTKNFPSVQPLLNSEIVKLPPI from the exons atGGTGAGATTAACCGCCGAAtatatcgaaagaaaatgttcACAAATGCAATTAAGTAAATCTCTTAgcaagaaagtaaaaaaagacgAATTATATAGTCTAACTCATTTACGCATGAACAATATGTTTATCAGTAGTATC ggtaattttgttaattatagaaatcttaaagtaatatatttacaaaataataatatttcgaaaatagaaaatttgcaCTTTGCATCTAACTTGACGCATTTATATTTGCAACATAACACAAtaagtaaaatagaaaatttaaattttcttgagAAATTACAAACACTTTATttaggatataataaaatactggTAGTGGAAGGTCTTGAATgcttaaaaaatttaactgTTTTGCAAGTAGAAAATCAAAAGTTATCTGTTGGAGAATCATTATGCTTTGATCCACGGAGTGTACTCACTTTATCT gGTTGTCTGAAAGTACTCAACATTTCGGGTAATAAAATGACATCTTTAAAAAGCATTAAAGAATTGCATAAATTAGAAGTTTTAGACGccacaaataattttattgatgaTATCAACGATTTAACAGAAAGTATAAGTGTTTTGACTTCTTTAATAGATCTATCTTTACAAGGCAATCCTGTAACTCAATATTATAGGTGCAAAGAAAATCTTATCGCAAATAATGACACAATAA AAACTCTTGACGGAAAAATGGTTACAGATGCATGTAAATGTTTCATGAAAAgatttaagataaataaacatCTTTATCAcacaaagaaattattgaatacCACACTAGATGAAGATATTACAA GTTCGTTAAATCTACCGCCTTCATTAAAAGAATCAATATCCAGAGCGATATTTCAACATCCTGATGCAAAATTGTTTACTACATCTGCGATGAATAAAACACaatcatatatatttccatCATGGAAAATAG gtataaatattgtaaagaaTGGTCATGTTACCACAAAACCTTTTTGGAGTAATGTAATTAAGACTAAGAACTTTCCTAGTGTACAACCTTTGTTAAACagtgaaattgttaaattgcCACCTATTTGA
- the LOC122566760 gene encoding protein phosphatase 1 regulatory subunit 42-like isoform X2, translated as MVRLTAEYIERKCSQMQLSKSLSKKVKKDELYSLTHLRMNNMFISSIGNFVNYRNLKVIYLQNNNISKIENLHFASNLTHLYLQHNTISKIENLNFLEKLQTLYLGYNKILVVEGLECLKNLTVLQVENQKLSVGESLCFDPRSVLTLSGCLKVLNISGNKMTSLKSIKELHKLEVLDATNNFIDDINDLTESISVLTSLIDLSLQGNPVTQYYRCKENLIANNDTIKTLDGKMVTDACKCFMKRFKINKHLYHTKKLLNTTLDEDITSSLNLPPSLKESISRAIFQHPDAKLFTTSAMNKTQSYIFPSWKIESLLIIFKVNWST; from the exons atGGTGAGATTAACCGCCGAAtatatcgaaagaaaatgttcACAAATGCAATTAAGTAAATCTCTTAgcaagaaagtaaaaaaagacgAATTATATAGTCTAACTCATTTACGCATGAACAATATGTTTATCAGTAGTATC ggtaattttgttaattatagaaatcttaaagtaatatatttacaaaataataatatttcgaaaatagaaaatttgcaCTTTGCATCTAACTTGACGCATTTATATTTGCAACATAACACAAtaagtaaaatagaaaatttaaattttcttgagAAATTACAAACACTTTATttaggatataataaaatactggTAGTGGAAGGTCTTGAATgcttaaaaaatttaactgTTTTGCAAGTAGAAAATCAAAAGTTATCTGTTGGAGAATCATTATGCTTTGATCCACGGAGTGTACTCACTTTATCT gGTTGTCTGAAAGTACTCAACATTTCGGGTAATAAAATGACATCTTTAAAAAGCATTAAAGAATTGCATAAATTAGAAGTTTTAGACGccacaaataattttattgatgaTATCAACGATTTAACAGAAAGTATAAGTGTTTTGACTTCTTTAATAGATCTATCTTTACAAGGCAATCCTGTAACTCAATATTATAGGTGCAAAGAAAATCTTATCGCAAATAATGACACAATAA AAACTCTTGACGGAAAAATGGTTACAGATGCATGTAAATGTTTCATGAAAAgatttaagataaataaacatCTTTATCAcacaaagaaattattgaatacCACACTAGATGAAGATATTACAA GTTCGTTAAATCTACCGCCTTCATTAAAAGAATCAATATCCAGAGCGATATTTCAACATCCTGATGCAAAATTGTTTACTACATCTGCGATGAATAAAACACaatcatatatatttccatCATGGAAAATAG AAAGCCTGTTGATCATCTTCAAGGTCAATTGGAGTACCTGA